One part of the Chryseobacterium sp. 7 genome encodes these proteins:
- a CDS encoding NAD-dependent epimerase/dehydratase family protein: MQTILGANGQIGEELARELKRNYTSDIRIVSRNAKKVNATDSVFSADLSDREKAIEAVKGSETAYFTLGLPMDTDLWEKQFLVILKNVIEACKINGTKLVFFDNTYMYPQNNEVLTEETQFAPVGKKGMVRKQMTEMLLKEMKAGTIEAVICRAPEFYGPGKTQSITNSLIFNAIKEDKKLRVPLRDDQLRSLIWTPDASRATALIGNTPDAYGQTWHLPVDDHKLNYTEFIALASQIYGKEFRYSVIPKLFFTIGSLFNKNAKELLELLPRYQYDNLFDDTKFRKRFPKFPVTTYRQGIEQIKKEQQATG, translated from the coding sequence ATGCAAACGATATTAGGAGCCAATGGACAGATTGGTGAAGAACTGGCAAGAGAACTGAAAAGAAATTATACATCAGACATCCGCATTGTAAGCAGAAACGCTAAAAAAGTAAATGCTACAGATTCTGTTTTCTCCGCTGATTTATCAGACAGAGAAAAAGCAATTGAAGCTGTAAAAGGAAGTGAAACTGCTTATTTTACTCTTGGGCTACCTATGGATACTGATTTGTGGGAAAAACAATTTCTGGTAATATTGAAAAACGTTATTGAAGCCTGTAAGATCAATGGTACCAAGCTTGTCTTTTTTGACAATACTTATATGTATCCTCAAAATAATGAAGTTTTAACGGAAGAGACCCAATTTGCTCCTGTAGGAAAAAAAGGAATGGTACGAAAGCAGATGACAGAAATGCTTTTAAAAGAAATGAAAGCCGGAACAATAGAAGCAGTTATTTGCAGAGCGCCTGAATTCTATGGTCCCGGAAAAACGCAGAGTATTACCAATAGTCTTATTTTCAACGCCATTAAAGAAGATAAAAAACTGAGAGTTCCTTTAAGAGATGATCAATTACGAAGCCTGATCTGGACTCCAGATGCAAGCCGTGCAACAGCTTTAATCGGAAATACTCCCGATGCTTACGGGCAGACATGGCATCTGCCGGTAGATGATCATAAACTTAATTATACAGAATTTATAGCATTGGCTTCTCAGATTTACGGAAAAGAATTCAGGTATTCTGTAATTCCTAAACTGTTTTTTACCATCGGATCTTTATTCAATAAAAATGCCAAAGAATTATTGGAACTGCTTCCAAGATATCAGTATGATAATCTGTTTGATGATACAAAATTCAGAAAAAGATTTCCCAAATTTCCGGTAACTACTTACAGACAGGGAATTGAACAGATCAAAAAAGAACAGCAGGCCACAGGATAA